The sequence ACATTACTCGGGCTTGGTAGTATCGGTTAACAGACTTCAGACAGTGTATCCTAAGATGAACCAAACAAAGATTACAACAATTCTTTTTgtgaaaatgcttttaaaacCAATTCTTATTAAAAATCCAAGTAGATCTTAGAAAATCACTTTAAAGTACTTTTTGCAAAAAACAGATATTTGGTGCTTCTTTCAAAAAGCATTTTAAGTTCTTTTTGTAAAAAGCACATAAGtgattttgaaattcaaaatcaatttctcTAAAGACGTTTTTCAAAAACAGTTTGCAACGAACCCTGAAATGTTATTCTATAAAGAGAGGAGTCAAAATTTGAGGTGTGTCATGAAGAAGGAAAATTGCTGAAGCTAGCAACCGACGAGGAAGAAAGAACAGGCAAATCAATAAGAGTCGAGAATCCAAATGGTGCACAAGAAACTAACACACTCAAGAAACAGATGAGTCAACAACTCTAACATAACACCAGAGGGGGAAGTTTCCGCCACCCTTGTCTTCGCCTTTTCCGCCCTTCCTGCCATATTTCAAAATACACAAGTCCACAGTTGCCCAGTGGCGGATCTACAGAAGGACCTGGGAGGTCCCAAGACCCCTCGACGACCCTAAATTGATGTTAGAAATTTTCCGGAGGACCCCTCAAACACGAGGTCTGTGCTGCTGTGCAGGTTTCAGATTGCAGGTTGCAGGTTGCAACAGAGAAGAAGACAgcggggaagaagaaagaaaatagggGTTTTtaacaaaggaaaactaatgaaaatggcttgaaaattttgagttttaatgataagaacaaaataaagggtaaagtgaatagtaccagaattgactttttagtgtaaaaatgtggtttttcgttaaagtgaacagtaccgggtgcttttcattaaagttcccttttaacAATTGGTCCAAAATGGCAGTGTTTTGGCCAATTGTTTtaagtttataaaaaaaaaaatagggagacAAAAAACACTCTTTTGTCCATGAGTCTTGGGCCATGAATGATGACTccatattgttttaattttaaagCCCAGCCCCTTAGCCCCACATCTTTCCCTAGAGTTCTCTCTTTCCCCGCTGCTTTTCCCCCAATTCCCCATTATTTGGTTCCCTCCTTCCCCCAatttcaaaaccctaaatttctaATCCCACCCGTGACCCAATCCTATATTATAATtacataaatcaaatatcacatGTTTCAATTCTCCACTCCACCACTATTTGGTTCAAAATTAAAgtaaattttttgaaattctaatctaatctcaattaaattatattagacATTGATGGAGATTTTTAGTCTATTATTGATATGATTgttgatatgttttatgtttgtgTACTCATAAAACATTTGCATATgtatatttgcttgttttttgttttaccgGTTGCAACCGCTTCAGTAGAAAGGACATTTTCCGCTATGAATATCATCAAGGGTCAACTTTGCAACAAaagggagatcaatggttgagtgacaccttagttgtttacattgagaaagaTGTTTTTTCATGTATTGGTAATGAAGCTATCATGGAACATTTTTAGACTATGAAACCTCGTCGTGGACGCTTGAATTAGGATTTTATAACTTGTAATGATGTTTTGCATAtgatttttgaatgaaatgtattatatttaacttctcaatattatttttgtctataaattttttACCTTTATTATTGGGACCCTCCGAGTTAAAAATCCTGAATCCGCCACTGCAATTGCCTATCCCTGAAACACAACCTAGAATTTATTAACTTcaaaagatgaaagaaaatgTTTGCGCTAAATGAGAAAACTATTTcaataaaaccaaaaaaacGAAGGAGAGGGTAgaataatttctcaaaaaaacaTGGGAATCACAAGGAAATGAAGCAAGACATTTAAATTGTGTATTAAAAATTTCCCTATAAACAGGCGGAAAACAGGAAGGAACACTCACCTCCAATGCAAGTCTGAGAACTGCAGTGGTTCCTAGCAAGCAAGCTTAGCTTTCAGTTCCTCGGCCACAGCAACAATGAATTCTTCAGTGTTCAAGTAGTGGTTCCCAGCCAGCCTGCAGCACACGAAAGCATGTTTTAAATAACATCACTGCTCATACAGAGGCACAGGAAAACACAACTCACATGCGCAGAGAGACAAATTCTGAAgataaaataaactatcaaatacTTACTTGGATCCGTGAAGAATTAATGCAAGATCCTTGGTCATTTTCCCCGATTCCACACTTCCAATACAAGCTTCTTCGAGTTTTTGAGTGAACTCCAAAACTCTTGCATTGTCATCCAACTTCGCCCTATTACCGAGACACATTCAAATTCAGATCTACTGACCATTTCAAGGAACATTAAGATATCAAAGAGGAGCGCTAACTTGGAAAACAATCTTTCTAATATACCTGTGTGCAAGTCCTCTTGTCCAAGCAAAGATAGAAGCTATGCTGTTTGTACTCGTTTCGCCTCCCTTCTGGTGAACCCTGTAATGCCGAGTAACTGTACCGTGGGCAGCTTCAGCTTCTATGGTCTTTCCATCTGGGCACACCTGTACCCATGAAATACTCCAGTAAGTGACGGACAAGGATTCACACAAATTAGGGAGTGAGGGATGCAGGGATAGGTGCAAATACACATGAAACAGGTATAACATACCAGTACTGATGTCATCAATCCAAGAGATCCAAACCCTACAATAGAACCACAAGTTAAAAACTGCAATCGCTCAGTATGCAAATCATTGATGAGATGAAACAAAAATTAGCAAATGGGCAGTTGTACAAACCTTGAGCTAACATATCACTTTGCACATCTCCATCATAATTCTTGCATGCCCAAACATACCCACCACCACTTTTAAGTGCATAAGCCACCATATCATCAATGAGACGATGCTCATACCTTCCAATCCAATAGTATACAGTCAATAAAACAACACCATTTGACCTCAGGATCCATTACTATCAAACAAAATCGCCAGGCTTTTCCAATCCTGACTCCTTACCATATTCCAGCAGCTTCAAACTTCGATTTCCAGTTAGCTTCATAAACTTGTTGAAATATGTCCTTGAATCTTATATCatgaacaacaacaaaatatagATAGGTCAGAAAATGATTAGTACAAATTTTAAAtcctttttttgtttgtcaAAACAAGGAAATTAGGAATCTGCGTACCTTCCATCATACTGAGTAGTATTTTTTGTGCTAAGATAAAGAAGCCACTTTTTCTCATAAGCTGTGGTCATGGAAGCCTCTGCAACAGCACGGATGGACTGCATACCAAAGACAGATATACAATATAAGGGACAAACCCAGTGACTCACAGCAATCAAGAAATTCTTTCAACAGAAACACGAAAGGAGTAACAAAGTAAACCTCATCAGTGTTGTACATGGCCAATGCAACTCCCCCCTCCCCTGTAAAGTTGTAAACCTCTAGCTCTGTCTTCTCATCCTTTCCTTCTGGCACTGCAAGCATTTATCATGTAATAAGACCAAAAACTAAAGGAATTTAAGAACTATCATCTATCAAGAGAAACTCTGCACGTATAATCCTACTAAACTACAGTGCTGTACACAAATCTAATACTATCAAAGTAAagataaaagtttaccaaacaccaattTCAGTTTCCCAGGTCCTTTAATGACTGCATCAGTTGCTCGACTGATCACCAAAAGCATGTCTTCCAATGCATATCGGCTTTGTCCAGCctgaaaacagaaacaataaGCATAGTTCTAATCCGACGAAACTATAGAATCACCATATGACATTATAATACCTGGGATAAGGCGAGGGATGTTTTTGCAAGTAATTGGTTCTCTGAAAACAGTACCTGTAGAAAAAGCAATCATTGTAATTTGAAAAGAATATTGTTCAAAAGATGAAAACGTATAGTTGACAGTTCACTAACCATTCAAAATATTCCTAATAGTCCCATTGGGACTCCTCCACATACTCTTCAAGTTAAACTCCTTCATACGAGCTTCATCTGTCAATTATAACAATAATATCATGAATTTTGTCAATCTCTCGGTGACGACTGAAAATATTAATACAGGATCTAGAGTTAGAAAACAAATGCATGTATAATTGTTCAGTAGTGTATACCTGGAGTAATAGTTGCACACTTGATCTCTACATTGTACCTAAAATACCAAGTGTTAGAGATGCGGAATGAAATagcaaaataaaatttacaagCAAAAAGATATTCTAAGCGCTCATTGTTCTTCCGTTCTAAGAACTTGAAGTAGAGATACGATAAACGTACTTTCAACAGTAACCTTGTCATCAGTGGCATCCCGATGAGGAAGACCAAGGTCAAAGTATTTGATGTCCAATTCCACAAATGGAAAAATAAGCTGCAGATACAACAAAGAGAAAGAATCATATAAGCAACCACCATCTTGATCACAACAGCATGTAGTTACAAAAAGTAGTATTAGTGAAGCACTTAAGAGTAAGATGTAGAAACCTTGTCCTTAATGGATTTCCAGAAAACGCTTGTCATTTCGTCCCTTGTACCACGTATCAAAAGACAGTATGAACAAGTGTACGGTGAAATTTCTTCGAGTCTCGACCCATGTACACAAGCGTATTAGTTTCGTAAAGTTAGAGTTAAATGAAATCAACAAGTGTGCCATGCGTATTAGATTCTCACTCCTTTTATGAGAGGGTAGATGTCTCACACACGATCATTACGGAAAATCTAATCTCGTttaatctttattcattaaaaaaaaaaaaaaagattgttaTGTTGGCTTGAACTGCCCTCCTTGTTTTTTAATGTTGAATATTGATGATTCCGGGTAATTGTTCCTTAATTGTACTCCAAGTAATCTTTAGTTATTTGTGAGACCAATTGGGGTTCGacattggattattacttaatacaagaaacaacttcaatgaaATGTTTAATCAGAGTTCTTTGCTGATTGCAACTTCAATTAAGTCTTGTCATCAGCATACATACTCAGGAGCCCCTTTTCAACTTTTACAAAGTAAAAGGGGGTCAGCACCCGGCATCAACTACTTGAGCAAAAGAAATTGtcacacaccaaataaaatggACGCTCACTCCCACCCGAACTGTAAGGACAATAGTACAAGTACAGAAATAACCCAAACATGACAATAACACACATAATCTTAGAAGATAGGTCAATAATTCATTAGAGGTAGCAAAAGGGAGACCTTTCTAACAAACAACATTCATCTTCTGCTTCCTGGCCATAACAAACTTCCTCCAAACTGTCGTGATCTCCCTTGTTTTCTCCAAATCACTCTTCTTACTCTCAAGTGTCGTCCCAGGTTTCTCACCTTTTTCATCAGCAGCCTTCACATTGGAGCTAAGTTTAGATGGAAGCGTGTCAAGTTCAGTCAACACTTTTTTGATGTCATTCACAAGCCGCTCCGCCAAAGTGCGAGAGAAGTCTTCCCTAATGACAACACGTAGCACGGTGATGTGTTGCGCATCTGGGGGCATGGTGTATGCCGGAACGATCCATCCGAAGCGGCGAAGCAAGTCGGAGATTTCAAACTCGTCATGGCGATGGTTATCCTTCAAAGAGAAGGCCACCAAGGGTACACCTTCGTCTTTGGAGACTATGTTGAAGCGACCTGTCTTCTCCAATCCTTCGTTTAGTACTACCATGTTTTCACGACAATTTTCCATGACGTTCCTGTATCCCTGATTTACATATACAAGAATTAACATATTAGTATCACGTTTGAGACTTTCAGGCATATTTACTTGATCACAATTAGATGTCTAAATGATTTTCTATTGGATTAATATTTTATGCAAGATTGACCTATCAGGAAATTAGAGGTGTCCTATAAGCCATTTGACATGTACATATAATTAATGGTAAAATTTTCATGATTATTTCATTTAGAAGTTATTAGTGTACTCACCTCAAAACCCAAGCGAATCAGTTGATAATATTGAGCAATAATTTGGCTGGAGCCTACATGGTGAAAAACATTTATACTCAGTCGAAAGTTTAACATTTACTTAATTAAGTGAATTAATTGTTAATTCTGTCACTAAATTAATGAAGTCTTTTAAAAAAGTACCTTTTGAGAAGTTGAGGGTGAAAGTAGGTTGGTCAGCTCCAAGATAGTTGATATGGAAGATGAGTTCGTCCGGCAAATCTTCTTTGTTCCTCCAGATGACCCATCCAATCCCTGCGTACACGAGTCCGTACTTGTGTCCGCTAACGTTGATGCTCTTCACAAGGGGCAAACGGAAATCCCATTCCAGTTCTGGGTAAAGAAATGGAGCAATAAACCCGCCACTTGCTGCGTCTACATGGATTGAAGTATCCCATCTGCATACCCAAGCAGAAGATGTAAACCAGTAAATAATGTGTCACATCAGTTGGTAATAAAAGTTTCAAAATACTACAATTCTTGATCTTGTACAAGTACACCAAGTCACAATGTACGTACATACGCCTACACCAACGAACTTGTAAGATATAGATAGAGATAGAGATGCATACCCAGTTTCCTTGTTCTTCTCTATCAAGAGATCATTCAAGAGCTTGACATCTTCGAACTCACCGTTGAGGGTGGAGCCGAGGATAGCAGCAACGCAGATTGTGTTCTCATCAACCATTTCCACTGCTTTCTCAGGGTCCATTACATAGTAGCCCTCCCTCAACTTCACCTCCTTCAACTCCACCTCAAAGTACCTTGCAAACTTCTCCCAGCACACCTTAAATTTATACAACAAGGTATATTTATTTAGTTCAGTATATATGTAGCAGAGGAAAAACGAGTCACAGTAGTTTGTAATGCTGAAAGTACCAAATTTTTTGTGCACTAGTACTTAAATCACATTACATTACGCGTCAATTGATGTTCGAGTACCAACCAGTCATGATAACTAAGGCAACAAGTCGACCACTCAAGTCACATACCATGGTTCATCAATGTAGTTTAAGAATGTGGTATTCATAACATAAATTGTATAATGATAGCTATATGAATACCTGGACATTGGCTCCGGTGACAATGTTGGGTTTGTCAACGGGTTTGCCCTCAGCTCTCCTCTTGTTTTGCCACTTCCTCTTGAATGCCAAGCCAGCCAACATGATGGCCTCAGAAGAGCCCACCGTTCCCACTCCAACGGCTGCCTCTGAATCGCCCAATGGTGCATTGAACAGATGAGCTATTATGTTTACGCACCGATTCTGTCATGTTTTCATGCGCATAATATCAAAACACACATCAGTTCCATGTATGCACTAACTGTACGTGCACCCTTTAGCTTTCAGAATTTATCATAAGGTTTGTAAAATTAATTCTATAAATTAGtagaaaataaattacaaattCATTGTGAGTGGTTAATCGTAACATTCAGATTCTCAGAATGAAAGTTATAGATGCATTTATTCTTCGATTTTTATTTGTCTCTCACCTCAGTCCTCACGAAAGGCAATGCAATCAGTATAATTGTGAGTTGGCCTCCATTAGTTGGTATACGCAAAACTTTAACTTAGAGAAACAAACGTAATGCTACAAATATGGCAGttaaaaaatctaaaaactggAGGTAGGTTAAAAgatgaacaaaaagaaaaaattcactGTTCGAATTCTAATTCGATTCCGAAACTTTAAATGTACGCTATGCAGTCAACATTTGGAAATTTCTTGACTGAGACTGGTTCTAATTCTAATTCTAATTCAGTTTTAAAACTGATTCATGCATACTCGATCGTCAATGAAAGTTTGGTTCTTCCTTCTAGACCAAAGTCAAAACATGCATCCAATCTTTCACATCAACACGTTTTACAAAACGGactgaaatttttttatgtaaagTTGTAAACCATGCATGCAATTAATTTTGACATATGTAATTGATGATTTTATATTTCTTAGAAGGGGAGGGAATAGAAAATAAAAGTAGtcacaccaaaaataaaaaaaaataaaagtagtaaacgcaaaaaaataatttatacaTCTATCTACTATAATCAAATTGGCCTTATCTAAGAGTTTGGCATTgctacttagtactatggtatTCTTcctcatttgtaagtgaaaagtcttaagtttaattctcttcaaagacgaatttgaaccacattattgttagctcattgtgaggctaagtcaaCCCACTCTCTTACAATATCATTTGCTCCAAATAAAAAAGTTTGACATTTCGACTCATCCTTTGTGTCTCTCCTTGTGCATCGAAGTGAATCGAAGGAGAAAGGCTTTATTTTGGAATCAAGTTTACCctaaataaatcaaaatcaaaataaaacaaacatagggagaaaaaaaattaattgtcaaAACTCGCATTTAGTCATCCCAAAAGTATTTCTAATATACTCTTTGAACAAAACTTCTGAAAATATTGGGACAATAATGTAggtgaagaaattaaaattgTTCTCACATTGAAAGTTTTGCAGGCATTTGAATCTCATCCGGATCCAAGTTGTAGGGATCTTAGGGATCCTCACATCCTAGTTGTTTATCATACATCGtgcaattaaacataaatagtatctaacgaaaactgacggcacgatatacgatgaacgactaGGATGTGAGCATCCATATGATCCCGACTAGGATGTGAGCATCCTTATGATCCCGACTAGGATGTGAGCATCCCTAtgatccccacaaagaggatcaggagaggatcctcaacCATTAAATACACCACTATTGAGAACTCAATCAACTCTTGTTATCACATAAGTAGTGAATAAGGTTTTGGGTTTCTATCATGCATTCCGAGTTCTGAACCCCCTCATTTTCTAAATCCTTGTAATAGTTTTGAacattttcccttcttttaataataatttttttttaaaaaaaaagtagtaatTGTTTTGGTAGTTATGTTTTTTGTTCAATAAATTGCTTATCGAGTTCAAAGCATTATCTTTCTTAACATAACATAGCCTGGAGTGGTAATATCAAccgtaattttttttgtttaaaaaaaaacaactcttttcaTTCTCATTAAAAGAAATCCACTTTTATTTTCGTGTAAGATTTTCACTTCACAAAGCCTTGCATGTGGTCCTAAGAGCAATTTTTTATAACTTTGCAACTTAAAATAACTCCTCTAAATATTTTGGCCACTGAACTAAGTTTATAATTTATAACTTTTTTAGTCAGAGATAAGATAATTTTCACACTCTTATTAGTTTGTCACACACTTTTTTGAATTCTTAGcctttaaattgaataaatcaaataaaaacagCAAACATAATTCAACAAACATGTGCAAAAAGCCAAAATGAAtgtatttatgatttttttttcttcaataacAAAGATTATTTTCGTTGTTGGGTACTTTGCCCGACACTGCGTGACATTAATATATGTGGTGCGGTGAATCGACTTCACATTAGAAGTCCAAGTCCGTCGTTCTAGAAACTGAAATGTCCATAAGCATGGCGAATTGGATTGGAATAATGCACGGGTCTCGGTCATATCACTAACACTATTcctatttaaataatttaattcacGTTACTCAGTACTACCGTCTGatggtattcattttcaattgaaAGTGAGAGGTGTTAGGTTCGAATTCTGTAGCTAacgaatttgatatcaaattaagtTACCCCATTGTGTGACTTAGACAAACTCCCCTActcctagtgtaaaaatatcgatgtccTCAATTCACGAAAATACATTCACTTTTTTAATGTATTTAATATCAtttattcaacaaaaaaaacaaaaactcacaaaaatacATGCCTCGAGTTTTTCCTTCTTACCCACAAATTACAAATTGCCATGTTATTATCATTTTCCTCATTTGTGTTTTTATTAAACC is a genomic window of Malus domestica chromosome 09, GDT2T_hap1 containing:
- the LOC103444239 gene encoding glutamate decarboxylase 1, which translates into the protein MALSRAASESDVSVHSTFASRYVRTTLPRFKMAENSIPKEAAYQIINDELMLDGNPRLNLASFVTTWMEPECDKLMMASINKNYVDMDEYPITTELQNRCVNIIAHLFNAPLGDSEAAVGVGTVGSSEAIMLAGLAFKRKWQNKRRAEGKPVDKPNIVTGANVQVCWEKFARYFEVELKEVKLREGYYVMDPEKAVEMVDENTICVAAILGSTLNGEFEDVKLLNDLLIEKNKETGWDTSIHVDAASGGFIAPFLYPELEWDFRLPLVKSINVSGHKYGLVYAGIGWVIWRNKEDLPDELIFHINYLGADQPTFTLNFSKGSSQIIAQYYQLIRLGFEGYRNVMENCRENMVVLNEGLEKTGRFNIVSKDEGVPLVAFSLKDNHRHDEFEISDLLRRFGWIVPAYTMPPDAQHITVLRVVIREDFSRTLAERLVNDIKKVLTELDTLPSKLSSNVKAADEKGEKPGTTLESKKSDLEKTREITTVWRKFVMARKQKMNVVC